gttattgtaaagagcaaagcaaaagaaaaactaataattaaTACTCATGCTATAACGACATTTACCGTGTGCTAGTGTAAAATGAAATCAGTTTAACAAGgagtttaaaaaaagagaacaagGAAGCACTCACTCTCACTAGCGCGGAAGGTTTCGTTAAGTGGCTCACACTTTGTGCATCTTTGCGAAGGATCGCTTGGGAACACGTTATAAGACAAGCACGGGTTTAAAATAGACTATCTCGCCTAAACAACACACCCTACACAACTTACGCTCGCTGGAGATGAGAGGGGATATGCCGAAGAGTCACTTTCCTACCCCTATCCAGCCACTTAAGCCGCCGATTCGTCCCGTTTTTGTAAGGCATTTGGACACATTTTGAATGCACTACCGGCGAGGGGTTGTGGAAAGAGcggaacccccccccccccccaaacctCGTCAATCAGTCTCGTTTTGGTACGCGCACACACTGGTCGTCGTCCTTCCCTCTACTCGTCACTATCCATTGCCGTCGGGATACCATTAttattgctgctgccgccaccgccaccgttaTTGCCATTGCCCCCGACCGGGTGCACCATATTCGAGAAGGAAATGGCCCCATCGTTCGTCTGGATCACGTACGTCAGCACGCTGTCGATCTGCACCTGGCCGATCAAATTGCTGAAGAACAGATCCTCCAGATCGCGCTTCGAGTTGAGCGCTCGCAGTGTCGGCAGCTTTAGCAGCAGCTTCACCAACCGCTGTTCACCTTGCTCCCGGTCGCCGGCGCGCTGCtgtcggtgctgctgctgctgctgctgcgatcgATGACGATGGCGAGGAGGTTGCTGACTACGCTCGTAGTAATCGTCCTCCTCATCGTCCTCGTTATCGTCCTCCTCATTGGCGCGCAAATTTTCCTCACTCTCGCTACTCACCAGGCGCGCGTGTCGGTCGCGATAGTAGTCGCGGAATTCGGCCAGCACGAGCTCCTGCAGCTTCACGAGATGTTGATTCTTCTCCTTGTCCTGCAGCACATTATCTGGGAGGAGAGGGAGAGCAAACATACTGTAAATAATGGATTGTTTCAAGTAAATTGTCCCTCTACACGCACCTGGATTGAAAATCGACAGCAATCGCAGGTAAGCGTACTCATGGTCGGTAAGATTCAGCTTCTGCAGATCGTTCACAAACTCCTGTATGAGCAGGATGTACTTCTTCAGGTAGTTGATGACGTCGGCACTGTGCTTTTTGTTCAGGATGGCCGACTTCATGTACTGGATCAGTGCCAGCATGATCGTGTTGAACGACAGCTGCCCACTGCTCTGCGCCAGCCCGATCATAAACAGCTCCGGCCACACCTGACGCACCAGCTCGCCCTGGAAGCCATCACTGGAAAGAGAGACGGTTATCCGATTAATAATTACtccgtttttgttgttcacactccaacacaaacactcacccAAGCATCTGGAAGACGTGATTCTTCTTCATCCAGTGTACCGTCGCGAACAGCAGCCGCGAGCCGGTCTCGCACACGTAGTGCACGCTCAGATAGCTCGGCAGCACGGTCGGCACCTGGATGTCGAACTGGACGCACGCCTCGGTCAGTGCCATCTCGCCCCGCCCGATGCCGCCGTAATCGTACTCGATGCACACCTCCTCGCCGCCGCTGCCATTGTTCAGCTCCGCCTTGATGCCgaagctgttgttgttgttcaggCTGCTGTTCAGCTCCTGCTCCATGCTCTGGATGAACTCGAGCGAGCTGCACAGCACCGATTTGTCCAGCGAACCGTCGCCGGTGTCCATCGCCAGCGACGCGTAGTGTGCGGACGATGCATTCGAGGCACTACCGCGCAAcgctgcaccaccaccaccgctgccaTCGCCAACGCCACTTCCATCGACCGTTGTGTCGGCGGCAAGCAGAGAAGCTGCGGCAGcggccgcagcagccgcactCGGCGTCGAACCACCGAGCGTTGCACTGGACATGGCCACCGCCGCAACGGCCGCCGTCGTATTCAGCCCAATCAACGCGGCAATCGAATCGGCCGCACTTGTCGACACACCGCCCAGCTCCGACGCCGACTGCCGATCCGGCACTTCCGTCTTCAGCGACTGCAAGCTACCGAACGGGCTGCCGGGCATTCCGCTAGCCGATACACtcgaaccaccaccaccaccaccaccaccactgccggGGGAAAATTGATGCCCAACCGAACCGGAAGTGGCAGATCGCTCCGCATCCCTTGCGAGCGATTTCTCGCCCAGCGTGCGCTTGCTAAGGTTCGCCGTAAAGTCGGCCAAACTGAACCCGGGCAGATAGTTGAATATGGAGGCAGCGGCCGCCGCGGAAGAAACGGATGTGGACGCTCCACTGCCTGCACCTGCCCCCTTCGCTTCACCGCCCTTGCTCAGACCgtgatgctgctggtggtacTCTTTGTTCCGATGCGGATTGTACTTGCTGTTCGGGTTCGGGCCCGACTGGCCATCCTTCTTGTCGATGATCGGTTTCCGCTCGTGCTGGACCGCTGCAAAACCAGAAAGCCGCGGAACGGGTCGGTTAAAAATCGTAACCTTAGTCCTTTTCACTCTCTTTCACCCACTCTCTACAGGGCCAGCCCAAATACTTACAATCGCTGCGCATGCCACAGGCGAGACACTTTTGCAGCCGGCAGTACTGGCACCGGTTCCGATGGTGCTTCGTCACCTCGCAGTTCATCGAGCCGCGGCACTGGTAGCCGAGCTGTTTGCGGATCGACCGCTTGAAGAAGCCCTTGCAGCCCTCGCAGCTGATCGCGCCATAGTGGCGACCGGAGGCCCGATCGCCACACACCAGGCAGAGCTCGATGCTCATGCTGCCGTGCTGGAGCtggtgctgatggtgctgGGCGGACTGGCTGGACAAGGACGATTGGTAGCTTTTGTCGTCGTGCAGGGGATGAATATTACCACCACCggtgagctgctgctgcagatggATGCTGCCACCCTCCAGCTTCATAACCtgtggaaacaaaacaagcaaacattAACACTGTGCCCAATACAACCTTCTTATGAGGATTCCAAACAACCTTAATCCCATAAGCTCCATTATTCCTGCTGGAATCTGATTGGAATTCGAAATTGGAACAggaaaatgcaaacagcttCAATGCTTCTAGTCACCCACTGCACACTAGTCAACGTGTCTGTTGTGTGGTGATCGTGATCGACTTTCCTACTCCAAACACCCACCAAAGCCGCCCGCGCATTCACCTGTTCCGCCACAAAGGTCTAGCGagcgagcaaaaaaataaaacagtccGTACGGTACACGGTACCTAATGGAAATGATTGCTACTGCCACGCTACCCTTCGATACCTTTCGCGCCGTAACCGTGGAGAGTGCCTCCCGTGCTCAGAAATTCCATCCCTCCGACTACGAAACTCGGAACTAACCCTTGCAATCGAGCGAACGTTACATCATCAACACGATCATGATCATCTTCttgttgtgcagcagcagcagcagcagtagcgaaCCTTCTTCCCCGGTGGGTGAACTTGATGTTctatccagcagcagctcttCGCGCTTGCCACACCACACTCCAGAGGTCAAAGCTCTGGACGCGCTTCTTGCGTTGATTTCCcttgctcgctcgctctctctcgcgaTACTCTTTACgctctccttcttcttccgcGATCTAACATTACTTCTGGATGGTTGATTGTGCTACCCCCTCCCATTCAATCCCTCAGTGGCTCGGTCGTGGCTGGCTGCCTCACACAGCGGGTGCATCTCACCAACAACCCCGCGCACATCTTCTGCTGCTACCGTTCATCTCTCCCTTTAGCCCGTAATTTGTAGGGATGCTTCTCTGTGGTTCCCAATGCCCCGTTTTGCCACCATTGCTTCTACTCCGTTTCGATTGCCTCTGCTTCTACTCCAGGGGTGGTTTCTATTGCTCCGCAATCTCAGCACGAAGGTTAGTGAGACGCGAACACCAGCGCGCGCAAAGGGTTGCATTCGTACGCGTCACACCTGCATTCGCCACGCATCGCCGTTTTGCGTTTATTGCTTTTGAGGGTAATTTTCGAACTTCACGAggtaacccccccccctccttcgGCCTGGCGCGAGATTATTGCATCGGGAATTGATGCGATACGGTCAATTGCTTTCGCGGGTGGCGGCTGCTGctcgatcatcatcattcgtGCAATTTAGCAGGAATTTTGGAATGTCAAGCGTTTCGCCAAACTTTTGTGAAGTTTATTGATAGGTGCTAATTTTTGGATTTTTCTTAAGTTTCTTCCTTACAGCAAGGGATCAACGATCTTTTGAAGGAGGAAGGATTTTTTAAGGTCAATCGTTAGGAATATGTTGCATTTATGAAGAAATTGGTTCCAATAAGCGATCCAAGGAACTATCCATGAAGCCTCAAAGTCTGAGTATTGGTTAAAATATGAAGTTTATAAACCACTTTAGGatgggcggtcccgtggtacagtcgtcaactcgaccgactcaataacatgcccgccatgggttTCGAAGCCTaaaatggaccgtccccccgtagaaTTAAGTCTCGTAGAATGCCTGTATAAGTCGGCGTGGTCCCCGttggacgttacgccaaagaGAAGAAGATAAGACTTTATTAGAGGTAGCTTATTTCAATGGATTTTCAATCTCAAAAATCATTTGAATAATATCGATGCTACCTAATTGAACTATCATTATTAGACCTTCATTCGACAAACATTTGACACTGTTGCAGTATGAGACTTTTAAGATCAAAAATTAATCTTGAGCAGTTGAGCTAGTTAGATAGAAGAGCTGTAAGAGAAGAGCTGCTTGTCAAAACTTTTAATAAGCAAATTAATTACAAACAACGGTCAACCTTGCTGCTGATCAATCTGATCTCACGAGATCAATAACACATCACGGTTtcccgcacacacaacacacacacacacgcgcgcatagTGCACCGCACTGTAACAATTTCCCGGCCTGCTacgatacacacaaacacaatgcTCTCTCGCTCCTGTCTCTTCATTAGCCTTACCCTTACCCCACGCACACCTTTCACCTTCTTCCCGAACGACGGATGGGGGCCCAGGCCCAAgacaccaacacacaaaacGGACGTCCAATCTCGAAAAGGGGCCGCCGCGGACTGAGGAGGGGTACCGCCGGGTTTTGCGGACATCGACCGATGGTCACtcaaacccccctccccctttaaGGTGGTGCAGGAGAAACAGGCAGGCAGCAGCTAGTAGAGATTGGAGGGAAGCAGCCCGTTTTGATAGATTTCATTGAACtttacacacgcgcgcactcgACACGGGAAAGAGAAGAGGCGAGATCGTTCGCCTCTTTCACTACCATCCctccactgtgtgtgtgtgtgtgtaagcgcCCTTTTTCTCGCGGCTTCTCAGCGCGCCTGCTGTTCATTATGGTCACCGTTACGCCTCGTCATAGTTCTTCCCGCCGGCTTCCCCATAAACCGCCCTGGCAGCGGTGCAAGGTGCTCTCAACGGTGACGCAGTAGCACCGATCAGCACCGATCCATCTCAAAAAAGGGTTACCATCACCACCGCGCGCCATCACcaccgcgcgcacacacacaacaggtGGAAGTGCGCGAAGAAAtgcaagagaaagagacagagagaggggaaggtaaaaaaaaacaagttgcCTACGAAGTCACTTTTTCCTCGACGATCTAGTTTTAATTTCTACGCTGCGTGGAGAGTGTgagacaaatacacacacacacacacggggctGTAGTATTATGCCGTTACAAATTAATCGCTTGtagagaaggagaaagagcATTGGAATGGGATGGAATTGGGAGGATTGGAATATTGTAATTTCATAAACGATCATCATTTCAATTTGGTAACTTGTGAGAAAATTATCAAAGAAAGGTACAAGAATGTATGAATGCATGAAGTACATGAGAAGTCAATGAATAGATAAATTGGCCAATAGATGAACAGTTTTAATAAACTATATTGAAAAGTGCCAATAAACTTCAATAAACATTTcctaaaaagaaataataaaacacaaaataattaTTGTTGGAAAGCTCCCCAATTCTAACAAAGAACTACCTACTAAATTGAATATGTTCCAATTTAAGGCCTTTTCTCCACATAAAATAAGGATTTCCACATAATTTCCTAATTAAATCAACGACTTAAGACTAATCTGTGGCACAAACACGTGCCATTTTCAACATCCTCTCTTTTAAACACGCGAAGGACCATGCGTATTGCACTTCATTGATCGTTGAAGCAAGCATCATTGACGGGCACATGACCTCCGGCCTCGTTACACAAATAATAAGAGTATATTGGCGGATCGGTTACAATCCTAATAAGGAACTTTTGCTTATTTGCCTACCCATTAAGCTTGATCTTCAGCTTGATTGATTGTAGGCTTGATCACTAAGCTCTTAAAGTGCTTATTTGTATTTTCTGATTAGAAACCATACGTACATCAAGGTTTGTAGACAAAAATCTGCTGTCATATCGAAATGCTTCTTGCCCTTCTTCATTTACTCGACTAATTTTGTGTGGGATTTGGTATGATTTTGCATCATAAATGGTTGGCAAGCTTTACGTGACTATATTGAACCTCTTATAGGCCAAAAATCGGTCAGAATGTGAAGCAGCCTGGTGGTCTATGGGTAAATGCACGAGATATACTACAAGACTAAATACGGTTCAATTCCCGTCTCTCTTGGACATACATGCGTTGTTCATCTGAGTCTTATATATCTTCCCTTGGAAGCAGTTTTCAAATAACTGTTAAATATTTAAGACGCTTTTAAACATATAATCTGTTTGAATGTTTTCTCTTCccgttatttttaatatttattttccccCTTCGAGGATCAATAAGGAGTCtcaaaaaaacaatcccatTCGCGCGCCGTTTCACGCAACAGTTtgcgtaaaaaaaaatcgcacaaaCAATCACCCCCAACCCAAACACACAGGCCACTCGGCGACCGACCGAGCCTGTGCAAAAACCTTCACGGTCCTGGATCGGGTTTGGGTGACATTCACCTCGCGGAGGCCAACATTCACCGCCCagtttttattcgtttttggtttgtgtgtgtgtgtgtgtcttacgCCGTTGTTCCGCGTGTATTTCTGgtgcccttttttccccctgtctctctctctctctctctctctctctctctctctctctctctctctctctctcttgctggTCAGGTGTGCGGTAGAGGAGGGGGCAAAAGGCATCCGCGAGAGAACCCGTTCGTTCGCCCGAGAGACAAGGAAGCGCGGAGGACAACAAAAAACGTCCACCAAACACAGAAACCCCGCACCAAACGAGACACTTTCAGATCGGCATTATAatctcgctgtgtgtgtgtgtcttcgtgCCAATTGTGGAAAAGGTCGACCTGGCAGGACCGGCCATCGGACACACACTTTAGCCCTAGCCCGCGCGCCAGCCAATAATCCACGAGGGGTTTTGTCCCAAAGCGGTCGCGCGCGCCTGCTTTGTTGTGCGCTTTGTGTGAAGAAGACGTTTGAGAAGAGCGCAAAGACGAAGTAGGCGACGATGAAGCCGCTGACGACGGGTGTAGCATATTAAAAACGGGGTAGGATCCACACCGCTGTCGTCTATTTACATTGACTGATCCGGGGTGAGGTTTTTCGAGTATGTGGAGCGTTGTggaccaacacaaacacacatagcaTCGGGGACATTTGATACGGTGAAGCTGCCCAGCAAGACTATAAAGGTGAAACGATTTTTCACCTTTCCACACCCTGATGGCTACCCCTACCCCGCTGCTTGTGGCCggagggttgttttttttttctaaaatgaaAACGCTGATGCTCGATCGTCAACAATAAAGAGATTggcgtttctgtgtgtgtgtttgattgggGTAATAAACGGTCTCGGTTGGGTGGAGCAAGCGGAGAGACCGATCAATCGATCATCTCTCCATCCCCAAAAGGGGAAACGATAGTGACGGGCAAGGGCCGGAACAGAATGaagttgtctctcaggtagcaaGGGTTGCATTCCACTAGAACCAGAGAATAAGAAAACATTCCGCTAACAATTACGCAAGCAATTCAGCCCTCTCAGCCGCGCCACCCCTTTCTGAACATTCCCTCCCAGGGGGTTGTTACCTTTACAACGCTGACATTCTCTTTGCTTCAATGCACCAGTCACACCGAGCAGAGCTGGGGGATGggcgggggggagggaggagaTGATAGGCCAAATGTCACGATCTTGTTCTCAGCTTCATCTCACACTCATCTCACCCGGAATGCAGCGCCGTGAGCGTGGCGCGTCAAGTGAATGGGAGGTGAATGGAGATCGcgcaaacaaacgcacaaaaaatTGGAGCAATTTAAGGACCTGCCGACCGCCCTTCCCTTTACCGGATGACATTTACCTTCCTTACGCGGCTGGCGCCGGGTTGGGGGTGGGGAGGGGTGTGGATGGGTTCCTTTCACCCGTCTGGgttggctgctgttgctgctgttgctaccgtgtttttgtttcttcctctTCGTTGCTGATCGCACACTTCGGGGAACGGGTTGCCTCGAGCAACGAAATAGCTCTgtgagcgcgtgtgtgtatgtggcaaCTGTTCTAACGGGAACCACACGGAACGCCTGCTGAGATGTGTGCGGCTAGAAGGAGAACCTTTACAATCACACACGGTTCACGGCCACCGATGgagcaccaccacaaccactgCGGATCATCGTCGGTGGTATTTCCGCACGATCTGTAACGTCATCAGAACGGGCACACATTCACCTGGtgagggcacacacacacacacacgaggaaCACCAcgcaagcagaaaaaaaaacacgcacgtGTACACTATCTGCTTGACTTTTGCACCCTTTTGCACTCCACACAAGCCACACGCGCTATTGTGTAAGAACGGAACACTATTGTAACCTTTATGGACGGAGTGAAGGGGGTTCTTCACAACATCGGATCgcgcacagcaaaaaaaaaaacacaactcatacacacgcacacaattcTCCGATGAAAAAGAATTACATTTGCATCCAAAGAACGAGGGCGACACTGGGCTGCGATGTGACTCGGTGGGGATGCTGccgctgatgatgctgctgctgctcggcctCTAGCAGGTGTGACGATGTCGTCGCAACATTTCGACTGGTAAAAGGGAAGAGCACACACGCTGTACCGAGGCGAGAACCTGTTTCCTGTGCCACCACCCCGCGTTTCTGCTAATCCGCGGGCGAACGGCACGACACGATCCCGTTTCTTTTCCTACCCTGGGCTGATCGCTTTGTTGTGACAGCGAGCGGAAGACACTTGTGCTGCTTAAGGTGCGGCTACACGTAGTGCGACTGAGCGACGGGTAGATAATTTTTAGCACCAAAATACGAAAGACTCTTTTATTGAAGCGGCAGTAATGAAACAAATATAACGCATTATTTTCGTAACTCTTTGTTGATTTCCATCGCTCTCAAAAAATCTGAAAGAACGACAGGAAAATCACTTTTAGTAGCGGAAGAAATATATGCTTCGCACCGTGTATATTGGACTTGATGACTCTTTCCACATTGACAGCGGCATGGTGGTGGTTGACGTTTCATTCAAACCAATCAAGGTGAGTAGAGAAACGTGCGGTCGAATCTTTGAGCACCTTGATATCGTAGCATAAATCAACCCTTGGATGCACCACGCATTTTCCTTCACAGAAATGTAatatttgatgatttttggaagataacatattttcatatagaaatagaaaattcaaatttaaattcgcAACTCTGTGGTGAATAGAAGAGAGATAGGCTCAAATTGAAAGAAATCTTCCAAAAAATGTATAGCTTTTACTCCAGCAGTAAATGCTGATTTTGCTTTGGTAAATGTGTTGACTTCtcctttggcacaacaaccttAACCGATAGGTTAAGGTCTGTCTATACCTCtaatgggcttggctttcagtgacttatttattaccatagcaggatagtcctacgtatgggggctcggtccattcggggcttgaagcCATGGCGGTCATGTTGTTAAGCGGTACtagttgacgactataccatAAGACCAGACCTATTTCTACTTCTACGAGACCAAAATTATCTAAATTTCTATTCCAACCAcctttaaattttatttgaagATAAAACATTCTGATCAAGAtcattcaaaaagagacaatTTTGGTTGGAGTGCGAAAGAAGCAGATCAGTTTGGAAGCATCACTATTTGCACCAAACGTGcctgttcaaataaaaaatggactcaaatttcaaattgtaTGCGTGTTGCGTAAACTAACTGCAAGCGTTCCACATTTTGCGTAAAACGTTACCGCTTTCCATTAGCAGCATGGAATAAACAATCCAACTGCAACTCTTGCTACCAATATCAAATGAAACACGGATGTTTACATTAACTGGTATCAACAAACAGGACTCCCATGCGTTGTCCTTACGTTATCCTCGGCACTGCAGTTTCAACAAACAAATCAGACCAGACTTCCTGCGCCGTATGGAACATTTCATCATCACAGAaaaaccttcttttttttttggatctTGGTAGAACGGCATATCTGCATAAAGAGCTGTGTCTCGCGTGCAGTCGCTAATGGGTTAAATAAACATATCGCCGTTTGAAATACGATCATTGCAGAAGGTACATACTGCCATAGCTGAACAAATGTGTGCCAGAGTTtgtataaaagaaaaaaaagagactgACTGCACTTGAACGCCATTCACGAAGGCCTCGTAACATTGTTCACGTCCTGTAGTCGTGCTTTTGTTCGGCGCTTGTCGAAGGACTTGTCTATTTTCATTGCGCTGAAATAATACAAAACCGCATGGAAATTCACTCCAagctctctatttctctctctacaTGCCGCACACACCTGTTCTTCCCTGTGGGATTTAAAGCATTGTTTCGTTTCGAACACTTCCCTTCGGCATGTGTGACTTTTTGTATAAAGGGAAACACACTTGCATATCCTCACGAGATGCTCGTGTTCGTACcgtggagaaaaaaaaacgaaacgagaaaaaaa
This sequence is a window from Anopheles merus strain MAF chromosome 3R, AmerM5.1, whole genome shotgun sequence. Protein-coding genes within it:
- the LOC121595516 gene encoding nuclear hormone receptor HR78, giving the protein MKLEGGSIHLQQQLTGGGNIHPLHDDKSYQSSLSSQSAQHHQHQLQHGSMSIELCLVCGDRASGRHYGAISCEGCKGFFKRSIRKQLGYQCRGSMNCEVTKHHRNRCQYCRLQKCLACGMRSDSVQHERKPIIDKKDGQSGPNPNSKYNPHRNKEYHQQHHGLSKGGEAKGAGAGSGASTSVSSAAAAASIFNYLPGFSLADFTANLSKRTLGEKSLARDAERSATSGSVGHQFSPGSGGGGGGGGSSVSASGMPGSPFGSLQSLKTEVPDRQSASELGGVSTSAADSIAALIGLNTTAAVAAVAMSSATLGGSTPSAAAAAAAAASLLAADTTVDGSGVGDGSGGGGAALRGSASNASSAHYASLAMDTGDGSLDKSVLCSSLEFIQSMEQELNSSLNNNNSFGIKAELNNGSGGEEVCIEYDYGGIGRGEMALTEACVQFDIQVPTVLPSYLSVHYVCETGSRLLFATVHWMKKNHVFQMLGDGFQGELVRQVWPELFMIGLAQSSGQLSFNTIMLALIQYMKSAILNKKHSADVINYLKKYILLIQEFVNDLQKLNLTDHEYAYLRLLSIFNPDNVLQDKEKNQHLVKLQELVLAEFRDYYRDRHARLVSSESEENLRANEEDDNEDDEEDDYYERSQQPPRHRHRSQQQQQQHRQQRAGDREQGEQRLVKLLLKLPTLRALNSKRDLEDLFFSNLIGQVQIDSVLTYVIQTNDGAISFSNMVHPVGGNGNNGGGGGSSNNNGIPTAMDSDE